Within Mongoliitalea daihaiensis, the genomic segment GTTTGATAATTGGCTGAAACGTTACCAAGGTCCAAAAAAATCAGCCATCGATGTAGGTGTTGGAAGTGGCATTCTTTCCTTGCTCATGGTGCAGCATGGCTTTCAAAAAGTTTTTGGGACGGATATCAATGCCAATGCGATCATCGGTTTAACCGAATCCATGGGTGACACCAAGTTATCCAGGAAAATTGAGCTTGATTTTGGGCATTTATTCGGGAAATGGGTAAAGCCAACAGAGTTGATTGTCTTCAATCCACCTTGGCTCCCCACTTCGAAGGAATCTAATAAATTGGATGAGGCGATTTATTATAACGAACAGCTTTTCCCGGACTTTTTTGCAGGAGCTCATGAACGCTTATTATCTGAAGGACACTTGCTGATTATTTTCTCCAATCTGGCCCAAATCACCGGAGTTACTGATAAGCATCCAATAGAGCAAGAGTTGCTAATAGGTGGTCGTTTTGTATTGGAGAGATGCCTTAAAAAGTCAGTCAAAGAAGCCTCTCAAAAGACCCAACGCAACCAACATTGGAGAGGTGAGGAAGTTGTCGAGCTGTGGGTGTTGAAAAAATTATAAAAGATTTATAATCAAACACGTAAAATAATGGACAATTAACCACTAACCTATACAACGCATGTCAAACATCGATTTAATCATAGAAGAACGCGGAGCTGATATCGGAAAATTTCTGGTTGGAAGGCTGCTTCCTTTTCGCCAAAAGCGAATGGTAGGACCATTTATCTACATTGATCATATGGGACCTGTCAAGTTGAATGAGCGAAGCAATTTTGACATTTTACCACATCCCCATATAGGCCTATCCACACTCACCTTTTTGTTTGAAGGAAGCATCACCCATCGGGATACCTTAGGCAATGAAGTCGATATCAATCCCGGTGCGGTCAATTGGATGACGGCAGGAAAGGGTATCGTGCACAGTGAACGAACACCTGAACACCTGCGTAATTCTGAGCTTTTGATGCATGGTTTGCAGATTTGGGTTGCACTGCCCAAGCACTTGGAGCAAATGGAGCCTGAATTTTTTCATGTAACAGCAGAGGAAATACCCGCTTGGGAACAGGATGGTATTCAATTTAGATTAGTGGCAGGAGAAGCATTTGACCGCAAGTCTCCTGTACCTGTGTATAGCAAGTTGTATATGCTGGAAATCAAGAGTTCTTCCCGTCAGCAAGTTACAATTGGAGAGCATTTGTACGGTGAGTCGGGTTTGTACATTTTGGAAGGCGGTGTGGAAAGTGATGGCAATGAATACGGACCCAAGCAAATGTTGGTGACCAAGGATAGTACCCTTTGTGAGTTTACCATACAGGCTGATAGTACGATTTACATTTTTGGAGGTGAACCACTACCGGAACAACGATTCATTGATTGGAATTTTGTTGCATCCGATAAAGCCTTAATTGCTGAAGCCAAACAAAAATGGATAGATCAGAAATTTGAAAAGATTAAAGGTGAAGAGGATGAGTTTGTACCTTATCCTTCTTTTCCTAAAAAATGAAAGATGATTATCCGGAATTACCAGTGGATGAAAAATAGCGCGTATTGCGGATAATCGACCTTAGTCAACGGTCTTCAGTCAGCATGCCTCCTCATGAAATTGGTTGACAGGTCATTGACCGATGACCGAATGATATCGATAATCAGAAAATGAAATCTTTTTTACTCGCAAACGACCATCCTTCGTTAATAAATTTAAGAGTTCAAGAAAAGGTGTTTGATTTGGCTATTACTATACCCAAAATCAATTTTTTTATTTGTACGCCCAAAATTTTTATATTTGTACGTGTAAAGGTATTGCTATGGACAAAAAACTAACATTGAAACTGGATAGTCATGTGATTGAGAAGGCTAAGGAGTATGCCGCTTCACAAAACAGGAGTTTGTCAGGATTGATTGAATCTTATCTGATGAAATTAATTTCTGAAGGCAGTTCAGATACCAGCAAAAAAATAGAGATTTCTCCCTTTGTAAAGAGTCTGAGAACTGGAGTAAAGGTTCCTTTGGATTATGATTACAAAAAAGCACACCTTGATTTTTTAGAGGAAAAGCACAAATGATGGACAAATTATTCCTTGACACCAATGTAGTTATTGATTTATTAGGTGAACGTGAACCGTTTTATGAATCTATAGCTCAGATTGCGACGCTTTCAGACAAAGAAGAACTTTGTATAGTTGTATCAGCTTTAACTTATTCCACAGTTTTCTACATTCTTTCAAGATTTGAAGGCTCTGAAATTGTTAAAGAAAAAATCAGAAAGTTTAAGGTTATTTCCGAAACCTCAGATTTGACAAATCAAGTAATTGATAAAGCGCTAACTTCAAACTTTAGAGATTTTGAAGATGCCTTACAGTATTTTTGTGCATTAAATTCAGGAGCTGGTGTAATCATTACTAGAAATGGTAAGGATTTTAAAGATTCGGAATTACCAGTGATGAGTCCAGATGAATACCTTACTAGCTTTATGTAAATATCTCCCCCATGAACCGACGTGATTTTCTGATTCAAACAGGAATAGTCTCTTTGGGCACAGGGTTGCTTTCTCCAGAAGTTTTAGCTCAACAATCCATGCATGCCAAGCGTAATGAATCCATGGATCAGAAAGTTTTAATCATTGGTGCAGGGGTGGCTGGTCTTTATGCTGTATATATCTTGAAAGCTAAGGGAGTCGATGTGCAATTGCTCGAGGCAACAGATACCTATGGTGGCCGGCTTGCCAAATTATCGGGATTTGCAGACTATCCTTTGGATTTGGGGGCCCAGTGGTTGCATGGCAAAAATAACTTGATTGGCGAATGGATAAAAAAATCATCGACCAAAATCGTCCAAGACGCCATGTCCCCTCAGTATTGGTTCAGAGATCAACTCTTGACCAAATTGCCGAAGTCTTTGGATATTTTTCAAGGGAAACAATTACCAGATGTTTCCTATGCAGCATTTGCCCGCATGAAGGGATTTGGCCAAGAGTATGCTGACATTGTTGAAGGTATAGCAGGGGATTATGGAGCAGCAGCTGATAGACTTTCGGTTTATTATACAAACAAGGAGTTTGAAACTTGGACTTCAGGAGAGCAGGATTATAGATTTCGGGAAACATTTTTTGATTTTATTGATCAGGAGATTGCCTCCAAAGTCAAGGACAAGATCACGTTCAATGCTCCTGTCGCTTCTATTGATTATTCTGGTAAAGATATTCGGGTGATGACCAAGGATAATCAAGTCTTTGATGTGCAAAAACTACTGATCACGGTACCTATTACCATTCTTCAGTCGAAGGACATTCAATT encodes:
- a CDS encoding methyltransferase — translated: MSPNPLQVHRPEPIHEGDEILSYTRKSDIQETIQILLSGKQVLVEEYYSNGLDLLKELSSYLKKSLPNQSFLEQRAYRTEFRNLSNRILLRIKEHQLQVKKAPEIGWLAKLYPELSDFYLPFPQVQGLNSAWQWYTNGIQIPGLRNKIHPYYGVYFPTRFEHVLVFDNWLKRYQGPKKSAIDVGVGSGILSLLMVQHGFQKVFGTDINANAIIGLTESMGDTKLSRKIELDFGHLFGKWVKPTELIVFNPPWLPTSKESNKLDEAIYYNEQLFPDFFAGAHERLLSEGHLLIIFSNLAQITGVTDKHPIEQELLIGGRFVLERCLKKSVKEASQKTQRNQHWRGEEVVELWVLKKL
- a CDS encoding pirin family protein, whose translation is MSNIDLIIEERGADIGKFLVGRLLPFRQKRMVGPFIYIDHMGPVKLNERSNFDILPHPHIGLSTLTFLFEGSITHRDTLGNEVDINPGAVNWMTAGKGIVHSERTPEHLRNSELLMHGLQIWVALPKHLEQMEPEFFHVTAEEIPAWEQDGIQFRLVAGEAFDRKSPVPVYSKLYMLEIKSSSRQQVTIGEHLYGESGLYILEGGVESDGNEYGPKQMLVTKDSTLCEFTIQADSTIYIFGGEPLPEQRFIDWNFVASDKALIAEAKQKWIDQKFEKIKGEEDEFVPYPSFPKK
- a CDS encoding DUF6364 family protein — translated: MDKKLTLKLDSHVIEKAKEYAASQNRSLSGLIESYLMKLISEGSSDTSKKIEISPFVKSLRTGVKVPLDYDYKKAHLDFLEEKHK
- a CDS encoding type II toxin-antitoxin system VapC family toxin — protein: MMDKLFLDTNVVIDLLGEREPFYESIAQIATLSDKEELCIVVSALTYSTVFYILSRFEGSEIVKEKIRKFKVISETSDLTNQVIDKALTSNFRDFEDALQYFCALNSGAGVIITRNGKDFKDSELPVMSPDEYLTSFM
- a CDS encoding flavin monoamine oxidase family protein, yielding MNRRDFLIQTGIVSLGTGLLSPEVLAQQSMHAKRNESMDQKVLIIGAGVAGLYAVYILKAKGVDVQLLEATDTYGGRLAKLSGFADYPLDLGAQWLHGKNNLIGEWIKKSSTKIVQDAMSPQYWFRDQLLTKLPKSLDIFQGKQLPDVSYAAFARMKGFGQEYADIVEGIAGDYGAAADRLSVYYTNKEFETWTSGEQDYRFRETFFDFIDQEIASKVKDKITFNAPVASIDYSGKDIRVMTKDNQVFDVQKLLITVPITILQSKDIQFYPPLPKEKTEAFQKIGMDAGMKVFLKFSKKFYGKYILGGKISAAYIDDSVAKNTQEHVLFAFVMGKQAAYLTNLGNDDAIVQELLVDLDSMYQGQASASFIQAHVQNWSTQPYIRGAYSYSTVGMGNARKLSAAPIDNRIFFAGEAMNTNGHHQSVHGAAETGLQAAEAIIHGKASNSIW